In one Chlamydia sp. BM-2023 genomic region, the following are encoded:
- the ligA gene encoding NAD-dependent DNA ligase LigA: protein MQSTYSREEYLSLCKEIEEDDYLYYVLHNAKVSDYDYDMKMQKLLTIEALHPEWQVLWSPSMRLGDRASGNFPVIAHSHPMLSIANAYTLEELEEFFTRVEKTLGYTPTYTLELKIDGIAVAIRYEQGVLVQALSRGNGHKGEDITANIRTIRSLPLRLSSHAPEFLEVRGEVFFTRAAFNQINEAQRQAEKPEFANPRNAAGGTLKLLSSKEAAQRNLELSIYGSLADCNTNSHYQNLLLCKEWGFPIFGQPKQCRTVEEVINVLNEVESIRDQLSMEIDGVVIKVDNLEDQKTLGMTAKHYRWALAYKYAPEQGETLLEDILLQVGRTGVLTPVAKLRPVILSGTKVSRASLYNEEEIERKDIRIGDTVYVEKGGEIIPKVVGVCFEKRPEGTVPWRMPEHCPVCHSKVVRESDRVSVRCSNPQCSAGAIEKIRFFVGRGALDIDHLGEKVITKLFDLGVIHRCCDIFQITEEDLLQLPGFKEKSAKNILKSIEKAKNPPLDRFIAALGIPYVGSGGASAFAENFQTLDALMEASLEELKAIEGIGDKVAQSTVEYFSNPDNKEEIQKMLSLGVHVLPYRRASSSCQGKTFVITGSLDKMTRSEAEASIRNCGGKIASSVSKNTDYVVVGQDPGSKFKKAQELDIPTLNESDLLELLYPG from the coding sequence ATGCAAAGTACGTATTCCAGAGAAGAATATTTATCTCTGTGTAAGGAAATAGAAGAAGACGATTATCTATATTACGTTCTTCATAACGCGAAAGTTTCAGACTACGATTACGATATGAAAATGCAAAAGCTTCTTACTATAGAAGCTTTGCATCCCGAATGGCAGGTTCTTTGGTCTCCTTCCATGCGTCTAGGAGATCGCGCTTCAGGAAATTTCCCAGTTATTGCGCATTCTCATCCCATGCTCTCTATTGCTAATGCCTATACCTTAGAAGAGCTCGAAGAGTTTTTTACTCGTGTAGAAAAGACTCTAGGATACACACCTACATACACTCTAGAGCTTAAAATTGACGGTATTGCTGTAGCAATTCGTTATGAACAAGGAGTTCTTGTTCAGGCTTTAAGCCGGGGAAACGGTCATAAGGGAGAAGATATTACCGCAAATATCCGTACGATACGTTCTCTTCCCTTACGTCTTTCCAGCCATGCTCCAGAATTTTTAGAAGTACGCGGTGAGGTATTCTTCACACGTGCAGCGTTTAATCAGATTAACGAAGCTCAAAGGCAAGCAGAAAAACCAGAATTTGCAAATCCTAGGAACGCCGCAGGAGGGACTCTAAAGCTCTTATCTTCTAAAGAGGCAGCACAGAGAAACCTCGAGTTATCTATTTACGGATCCCTGGCAGACTGTAATACAAACTCACATTATCAGAATCTCTTACTGTGTAAAGAATGGGGGTTCCCCATATTTGGGCAGCCTAAGCAATGTCGGACAGTAGAAGAAGTTATCAATGTTCTCAATGAAGTAGAAAGTATCCGCGATCAGCTTTCTATGGAAATAGATGGCGTGGTAATTAAAGTTGATAATCTTGAAGACCAGAAAACACTCGGGATGACAGCGAAACATTATCGCTGGGCATTAGCATATAAATATGCCCCTGAACAAGGAGAAACTCTTCTAGAAGATATTTTATTGCAAGTAGGAAGAACAGGAGTTTTAACTCCCGTTGCAAAACTACGTCCCGTAATTTTATCAGGAACGAAAGTATCTCGAGCATCTCTATATAATGAAGAAGAAATCGAAAGAAAAGATATTCGTATTGGAGATACCGTATACGTAGAAAAAGGCGGGGAAATTATCCCTAAAGTCGTTGGCGTTTGTTTTGAAAAACGTCCCGAAGGAACCGTGCCCTGGCGTATGCCAGAGCACTGCCCAGTATGTCATAGTAAAGTCGTCAGAGAGTCCGATAGAGTATCCGTACGATGCAGTAATCCTCAATGTTCCGCAGGCGCTATAGAAAAGATTCGCTTTTTTGTCGGTAGAGGAGCTTTAGATATCGATCATCTCGGAGAGAAGGTAATTACAAAACTCTTTGATCTGGGAGTAATTCATAGATGCTGTGATATTTTTCAGATCACCGAAGAAGATCTTCTTCAGTTACCCGGATTTAAAGAGAAATCCGCAAAGAATATCCTTAAAAGTATAGAAAAAGCAAAAAATCCCCCCTTAGATCGTTTTATTGCAGCTCTGGGTATTCCTTATGTTGGCTCTGGGGGAGCGTCTGCTTTCGCAGAAAATTTCCAAACCCTAGACGCCCTTATGGAAGCCTCCCTAGAGGAACTAAAAGCTATAGAGGGAATAGGAGATAAAGTTGCCCAGTCCACAGTAGAATACTTCTCCAACCCAGATAATAAAGAGGAAATCCAAAAAATGCTCTCTCTCGGGGTGCACGTGCTTCCCTATCGTCGAGCGAGCTCCTCCTGCCAAGGAAAAACCTTTGTTATTACAGGAAGCTTAGACAAAATGACCCGTTCAGAGGCTGAAGCCTCTATTCGCAATTGCGGAGGTAAAATAGCCTCATCAGTGTCAAAAAATACGGATTACGTGGTTGTTGGTCAGGATCCCGGATCTAAATTTAAAAAAGCTCAAGAGCTTGATATTCCTACCCTTAATGAAAGCGATTTGTTAGAACTTCTTTACCCAGGTTAA
- a CDS encoding SUMF1/EgtB/PvdO family nonheme iron enzyme, with protein MDGEQDVGVEFLGDYKILCYLQKSLWCQDILAEHRFIKKRYILKLLHPEISSSESFMNAFHEAIVKLATVKHPGIISIENVSQADGKYFLVTEEKEIPTLSLSQYLSSRTEALSELEIKDLICQFAEVLDYAHSKGLVHGDLNLDSVHIDLSGNSTNIFLPELGFAFLLKERYTQNLLKDSSETSYFNKLRQMVLFQAPEMPSGTIAEDAYAFGVITYSLLFGKLPQGMFPLPSQAFPNYLYDWDQVIHSCMSCEIDKRPKKLAPIIVKRTLGEQFLSAKTQCTEEELREISEEPEIPSVANILKEGENQIVEESVEQADQLAFVLVEAKSIDEAMNTTVDPVEEVVKEEESYSHALQSLLIREPVVSRYVEEEKEEVKPQPLFTEMMFIEGGEFTRGSREGQRDEHPVHEIVLQSFFLDIHPVTNEQFVRYLECSGSEQDKYYNELIRLKDSRIQRRSGKLVIEPGYARHPVVGVTWYGAAEYAAWVGKRLPTEAEWEIAACGGVANLRYPCGEEIDKSQANFFSSDTTAVMSYPANPYGLYDMAGNVYEWCEDWYGYDFYEISAQESHAPQGPAQGVYRVLRGGCWKSLKDDLRCAHRHRNNPGAVNSTYGFRCAKGVK; from the coding sequence ATGGATGGCGAGCAAGATGTAGGAGTTGAATTTTTAGGCGACTATAAGATCCTTTGTTATTTGCAAAAGAGCTTGTGGTGCCAGGACATTCTTGCTGAGCATCGTTTCATAAAAAAACGCTATATTTTAAAATTATTACATCCGGAAATTTCCTCATCAGAATCGTTCATGAACGCTTTTCATGAGGCTATTGTTAAATTGGCAACAGTGAAACATCCAGGAATCATTAGTATAGAAAATGTTTCCCAGGCGGATGGAAAGTATTTTTTAGTAACCGAAGAAAAGGAAATCCCTACTCTTTCTTTAAGCCAATATCTTTCAAGTCGTACTGAAGCTCTTTCCGAATTAGAAATAAAAGATCTCATTTGTCAGTTTGCTGAAGTTTTAGATTATGCTCACTCCAAAGGATTAGTTCACGGTGATCTAAATTTAGACTCTGTACATATTGATCTTTCTGGAAATTCTACGAATATCTTCCTACCAGAATTAGGATTCGCTTTCTTACTCAAGGAACGCTACACACAAAATCTTCTAAAAGATTCTTCTGAAACATCCTATTTTAATAAGCTAAGGCAAATGGTTTTATTCCAGGCTCCTGAAATGCCCTCGGGAACCATAGCAGAAGATGCCTACGCATTTGGAGTGATTACCTACTCCCTGCTATTTGGGAAGCTTCCCCAAGGGATGTTCCCTCTACCCTCTCAAGCTTTTCCAAATTACCTGTATGACTGGGATCAAGTAATCCATTCGTGCATGAGCTGCGAAATAGATAAAAGGCCTAAAAAACTCGCTCCCATAATTGTAAAAAGAACTTTAGGAGAACAATTTTTAAGTGCTAAAACTCAATGCACAGAAGAAGAACTGCGAGAAATTAGCGAAGAACCCGAAATTCCTAGTGTTGCAAATATTCTTAAAGAGGGAGAAAACCAAATTGTAGAAGAATCTGTAGAGCAGGCGGACCAATTGGCATTCGTGCTTGTAGAAGCAAAATCTATAGACGAAGCTATGAATACTACCGTAGATCCCGTAGAAGAGGTAGTCAAAGAAGAAGAAAGCTACTCACACGCTTTGCAATCCTTACTAATAAGAGAGCCTGTTGTCAGCCGTTATGTAGAAGAGGAGAAAGAAGAGGTAAAGCCTCAGCCCTTATTCACAGAAATGATGTTTATCGAAGGGGGGGAATTTACTCGAGGTAGTCGCGAGGGACAACGTGACGAACATCCTGTACATGAGATTGTTTTACAGAGCTTTTTCTTAGATATCCATCCTGTAACTAACGAACAGTTTGTTCGTTATTTAGAATGTTCAGGAAGCGAACAAGATAAATATTACAACGAACTCATTCGCTTGAAAGACTCACGAATACAACGTCGATCCGGAAAGCTTGTCATAGAACCCGGTTACGCTAGGCATCCCGTTGTGGGGGTAACATGGTACGGAGCTGCAGAATACGCTGCATGGGTAGGGAAACGCCTCCCCACAGAAGCAGAATGGGAAATAGCTGCCTGCGGAGGAGTCGCAAATTTGCGTTATCCTTGTGGGGAGGAAATAGATAAAAGTCAGGCGAATTTCTTCAGCTCTGATACAACAGCGGTAATGAGTTATCCTGCTAATCCCTACGGATTGTATGACATGGCAGGAAACGTATATGAGTGGTGCGAAGACTGGTACGGTTATGATTTTTATGAGATTTCTGCTCAAGAATCCCACGCACCACAGGGGCCCGCTCAAGGAGTTTATCGCGTGCTAAGAGGGGGCTGCTGGAAGAGTCTAAAAGACGATCTTCGCTGTGCCCATCGTCATCGGAATAATCCCGGAGCGGTAAATAGTACATACGGATTTCGCTGTGCTAAAGGAGTTAAATAA
- a CDS encoding transglutaminase family protein, translating into MIQKLLCAFLIVISIEGFESKIFCDNTTKIENTHEDFWNLDPYCLESLCAYFVIHNDHQSSQRLSKFFPQLSVDELTTLSKCILLSKNPDYVFSDKDVAVMKKLSFEGVSLLCNSENTQVLPETDIARALIFAEFPGEKDKAEHYTRYLDVLALRAHVERQRYLDSKHYAPGSEAYHKVTIEALNTILFYEEGIRYPSKNEMFSDEFSFLSSVADRKFGVCLGVSSLYLSLAQRLDLPLESVTPPGHIYLRYKGGEVNIETTAGGRHLPTEHYCDCIDVEELRVRSPKELIGLTFINQGSFALQKQSYSDADIAYEKAKDYVDDEELQELLGVVKILKGQKKAGEALLKSSSQAQKPGSVAYDYLHGNIDKDTLKLLFTHPGSTYEEVVHYEEALKKAMQRSPKCSETRRRLASVALHLGKTAEGVALLEKCAKESADDIALHLKLCRILCERHDYVKAQHYFIIARQLFKDRGENENYKSFTLYHEVRQKIFLIAP; encoded by the coding sequence ATGATTCAAAAGCTGCTCTGCGCCTTTCTAATTGTTATTAGTATAGAAGGATTTGAGTCTAAAATTTTTTGTGATAACACTACAAAAATAGAAAATACTCATGAGGATTTTTGGAATCTCGATCCCTATTGTTTGGAAAGCCTCTGTGCCTATTTCGTGATTCACAATGATCATCAAAGCTCTCAAAGACTCTCTAAATTTTTCCCCCAGTTATCTGTTGATGAATTAACCACACTATCCAAATGCATCCTACTATCTAAAAATCCTGATTATGTTTTTTCAGATAAAGATGTTGCAGTGATGAAAAAACTCTCCTTTGAAGGAGTCTCCCTATTATGTAATAGCGAAAATACCCAAGTTCTTCCAGAAACGGACATCGCTAGAGCTCTCATATTTGCAGAATTTCCAGGGGAAAAAGATAAAGCAGAACACTATACACGTTACTTAGACGTTTTAGCTTTACGCGCTCACGTAGAACGTCAAAGATATCTAGATAGTAAACATTACGCACCAGGATCCGAAGCTTATCATAAAGTAACCATAGAAGCCCTCAATACAATTTTATTTTATGAGGAGGGAATTCGTTACCCCTCAAAAAACGAAATGTTTTCTGATGAGTTTTCTTTTCTTTCTTCGGTAGCGGATAGGAAATTCGGCGTTTGCTTAGGTGTATCCTCTCTGTACTTATCCCTAGCACAACGTTTAGATCTCCCTCTAGAATCTGTTACGCCCCCAGGACACATTTACCTGAGGTATAAGGGAGGAGAGGTAAATATCGAAACTACCGCAGGGGGAAGACACCTTCCTACAGAACACTATTGTGATTGCATAGATGTTGAGGAGCTGCGTGTGCGCTCTCCAAAAGAACTCATAGGTCTAACATTTATCAACCAAGGCTCTTTTGCTTTGCAAAAGCAAAGCTATAGCGATGCTGATATAGCTTACGAAAAAGCTAAAGATTATGTAGATGACGAGGAGCTGCAAGAGCTGCTCGGTGTTGTAAAAATTCTAAAAGGTCAGAAAAAAGCAGGGGAGGCACTCCTAAAAAGCTCTTCTCAAGCGCAGAAGCCTGGATCTGTAGCTTATGACTATCTCCATGGAAATATCGATAAAGATACGCTAAAATTATTATTTACCCATCCAGGATCCACATATGAAGAGGTCGTTCACTATGAGGAGGCCCTAAAAAAAGCTATGCAACGCTCTCCAAAATGTAGCGAAACACGGCGTAGGTTAGCATCGGTTGCATTGCATTTGGGAAAAACTGCGGAGGGCGTGGCTCTTCTAGAGAAATGCGCTAAAGAATCAGCAGATGATATAGCTCTTCATCTAAAGCTATGCAGAATTCTCTGCGAGCGTCATGACTACGTCAAAGCTCAGCATTATTTTATAATAGCCAGGCAGTTATTTAAGGATCGCGGAGAGAATGAAAATTATAAATCATTTACTCTATATCATGAGGTTCGTCAAAAAATATTTTTAATAGCTCCTTAG
- a CDS encoding autotransporter domain-containing protein, with the protein MKHPVYWFLLSSGLVASTFSSFAAPAEKTLDSSNSYNGNTTTDPFTPDSNTDTNGTNYTCTGDICIAFAGKTAALTNSCFNQTAGDLSFTGTGGSLCFDNVNATSKPAAIEVGSSDKNLTVTGFSTFSCISCPPGTTGNGAIKSSGTTSFENDAKILFEKNCSTAAGGAICCKGLTLSGTSVSANFTKNTSTENGGAIGSTGAVSIENNTGKIVFSANAAKAGAAIHSDSTTTISNNTSVVFSENTSTGATDGQGGAIFSSKTNAVELKLEGNKELIFTNNSSGTCGGAIHADKLTITSGGLTLFSNNSVSSATTPTGGAIGLSTSGECSLTADLGDIIFEGNTIVNTATPGSTKRNAIDLGTSGKFMKLNASESRGIYFFDPIADSGNNSTEIELNKAEGTTTFTGKIVFSGEKLSADEKAIPENLKSSFKQPLKVGSGSLVLKDGVVVEAKSVTQTPGSVVLMDVGTTLQTPSTGGEAITLDNLEINVSSLGGGGVSTPAKVSAEAASQSVTITNLRLVESDSNNYENPTFSATKDFASAIQAVAGTGGTVTLPADPTTGFLPAAHYGYQGNWTVTWAPGTAATTQTAALDWKQTGYKVNPERQGALVSNTLWGAFTDIRSLQNLMEISVHGSDFHRGFWVSGIGNFINKSGTPTKRKFRHTSAGYALGAFAKTNSDDIFSAAFTQLFGRDKDYLVSKNTADVYAGSIYYQHTSYSNVWDRFLQSTLGAQAPLVLNAQLAYSHTSNDMKTNMTTRFTSNNAVVPEITGEWGNDCFAVELGAAVDIDSETSSLFDIYSPFLKFQLVYAHQEDFKENNSAEGRHFESSNLTNLSMPIGIKFERFSNDSNASYNLSLAYAPDIARSNPENTVSLLVSPTTAVWTTKATNLARQAFIVRAGNHLSLSQNFEIFSQFGFELRGSSRNYNIDLGSKIQF; encoded by the coding sequence ATGAAACACCCAGTTTATTGGTTCTTACTCTCTTCCGGACTGGTAGCTTCAACTTTTTCAAGTTTCGCCGCTCCAGCCGAGAAAACCTTAGATTCATCAAATAGTTATAACGGCAATACCACTACGGATCCGTTTACTCCTGATAGCAATACAGACACCAACGGCACAAACTACACCTGTACCGGTGATATCTGTATTGCTTTTGCAGGAAAAACAGCAGCTCTAACTAACAGTTGTTTTAACCAAACAGCTGGAGATCTTTCCTTTACGGGCACAGGAGGTTCTCTTTGTTTTGATAACGTTAACGCGACAAGTAAACCAGCAGCTATCGAAGTAGGAAGCTCTGATAAAAATTTAACAGTAACAGGATTTTCTACGTTTTCTTGTATCTCTTGCCCTCCAGGGACCACTGGCAACGGAGCTATTAAATCCTCAGGGACTACATCATTTGAAAATGATGCTAAGATCCTCTTTGAGAAAAACTGCTCAACAGCTGCTGGTGGAGCTATTTGCTGCAAAGGCCTGACACTATCAGGAACATCTGTATCTGCTAATTTTACCAAAAATACATCCACAGAGAATGGCGGCGCGATAGGTTCTACCGGAGCTGTTAGTATTGAAAACAACACTGGGAAAATTGTATTTTCAGCCAATGCTGCCAAAGCAGGCGCAGCTATTCATTCAGACTCCACAACAACTATTTCCAACAATACATCAGTTGTATTTTCAGAAAATACCTCTACAGGAGCTACTGATGGTCAGGGTGGAGCTATTTTTAGCTCTAAAACGAATGCTGTCGAGTTGAAATTAGAAGGAAATAAAGAACTTATCTTCACAAACAACAGTTCAGGAACTTGTGGTGGAGCTATTCATGCCGATAAACTCACGATTACCTCTGGCGGCCTTACCCTTTTTTCTAATAACTCTGTTTCCTCTGCGACAACTCCTACAGGAGGAGCAATTGGCTTAAGCACAAGCGGAGAATGCAGCCTAACAGCAGACCTTGGTGATATAATTTTTGAGGGAAACACTATTGTTAATACCGCGACTCCTGGTTCTACAAAAAGAAATGCTATAGATTTAGGAACTAGCGGAAAATTCATGAAGCTCAATGCTAGCGAAAGCAGAGGCATTTACTTCTTTGACCCCATTGCTGACTCTGGAAACAATAGCACAGAAATTGAGCTTAATAAAGCAGAAGGCACAACTACCTTCACAGGAAAAATTGTATTTTCTGGAGAAAAGCTTTCCGCAGATGAAAAAGCCATTCCCGAAAACTTAAAATCTTCCTTTAAGCAGCCTTTAAAAGTTGGTTCAGGCTCATTAGTTCTTAAAGATGGTGTCGTAGTAGAAGCAAAATCCGTTACCCAAACACCAGGCTCTGTTGTTCTTATGGATGTGGGCACTACATTGCAAACTCCAAGCACTGGTGGCGAAGCTATAACATTAGATAACCTCGAGATCAACGTCTCCTCGTTGGGGGGGGGGGGGGTATCCACTCCTGCTAAAGTCTCTGCGGAAGCAGCATCTCAAAGTGTTACCATCACAAATCTCCGCCTAGTCGAATCCGACAGCAACAACTACGAAAATCCCACCTTCTCCGCAACTAAAGATTTTGCCTCCGCTATACAAGCTGTAGCCGGAACAGGCGGAACAGTTACCCTTCCTGCCGATCCTACAACAGGTTTTCTTCCTGCTGCGCATTATGGTTACCAAGGAAATTGGACTGTTACCTGGGCACCAGGAACTGCTGCAACAACGCAAACAGCAGCTTTAGATTGGAAGCAAACCGGTTACAAGGTAAATCCTGAAAGACAAGGCGCTTTAGTTTCAAATACCCTTTGGGGAGCTTTCACAGATATTAGATCCCTTCAGAATTTAATGGAAATTAGCGTTCATGGTTCTGATTTTCACAGGGGTTTCTGGGTTTCTGGAATTGGTAATTTCATAAACAAAAGCGGTACGCCTACTAAGCGTAAGTTCCGTCATACAAGCGCTGGCTATGCCCTTGGTGCCTTTGCAAAAACAAACTCCGATGACATTTTTAGTGCTGCTTTCACTCAGTTGTTTGGTAGAGACAAGGACTATCTTGTATCTAAAAACACTGCTGATGTTTACGCAGGATCTATCTATTACCAACATACGTCTTACTCAAATGTTTGGGATAGATTCTTACAATCTACTCTAGGTGCTCAAGCTCCTTTAGTTCTTAATGCACAGTTAGCTTACAGTCATACTTCTAACGATATGAAGACAAATATGACTACGCGCTTTACATCTAACAATGCTGTTGTCCCTGAGATTACGGGTGAATGGGGCAATGACTGTTTTGCTGTAGAGCTCGGAGCGGCTGTGGATATAGACTCTGAAACATCCTCTCTCTTTGATATCTATTCGCCTTTCTTGAAATTCCAACTGGTTTACGCCCACCAGGAAGACTTTAAAGAAAACAATAGTGCAGAGGGAAGGCATTTTGAGAGTAGCAATCTCACAAATCTTTCTATGCCTATCGGTATAAAGTTTGAGAGATTTTCTAACGACAGCAATGCTTCTTATAATCTTTCGCTTGCCTATGCTCCAGATATTGCAAGAAGCAACCCCGAGAATACAGTATCTCTATTAGTAAGCCCTACCACAGCTGTATGGACTACTAAGGCGACAAACCTTGCAAGACAAGCTTTCATCGTAAGAGCTGGAAATCACCTTTCCTTATCTCAAAACTTTGAAATCTTCTCGCAATTTGGTTTCGAGCTCAGAGGCTCCTCTCGAAACTATAACATAGATCTGGGTTCTAAAATTCAGTTCTAA
- a CDS encoding autotransporter domain-containing protein, translating to MKHSVYWFLLSSGLVASTFSSFATPVEKNLDSSNSYNGNTTSDPFQPQSNSDATGTNYNCTGDICIAFAGTPTALTESCFNQTAAELFFTGNGHSLCFDNVNATNKPAAIEVGDTDKALSVTGFSTFSCTSCPPGVTGNGAIKSSGSTTFENDAKILFEKNCSSAGGGAICCKGLTLSGTSISASFINNKSTENGGAIGSTGATNILNNNGKLIFSTNTSTKAGGAIHSDSATTISNNTSVVFTENTATGPTDGKGGAITCTNTNAVELKLEGNKELIFTSNSSGTSGGAIHADKLIITTGGPTLFANNSVSAATPTGGAICINSTNGECSLTADLGDITFDGNTVTTTGNPASTKRNAIDLGTGGKFMKLDAREGRGIFFYDPIGNNGDANSTIEINKSTADATYTGSIVFSGERLTADEKAIADNLKSTFKQQVTLGAGTLVLRDGVVVEAKGVTQTAGSTVVMDVGTTLQAPSTNGESITLTNLDLNISSLLGGGGVIASPAKVEATSTDKTVTISSLGLVDADGNAYEKPVFSKTTPFDSALTIASAAAGSSTIPTDNLTGFVSPTHYGYQGNWTVTWTPGTTAATQSANLDWKQTGYNPNPERQGPLVPNTLWGAFSDIRALQNLMETSVHGSDFHRGFWVSAIGNFINKSGTQTKRKFRHSNLGYVLGALVKTQLDDVFSIALSQTFSRNKDYLVSKNASSSLGGSIYCQLASFWDVWGNLLQSNVSSQPPFLLSAQLSYSHTSNNMKTNMTTRFAPKNVVFPEIKGEWGNDCFAGELAATMPIDTESSSIFDIYTPFLKLQAIYARQKDFKENDNKEGRHFESSHLVNFSVPIGIKFERFSDDGNTSYNLALTYAPDIARSNPESTTSLLVSPTTAVWTTKATNLARQAFIVTAGSHLSLSPNLELFSQFNFELRGSSRNYNVNLGTKSLF from the coding sequence ATGAAACACTCAGTTTATTGGTTCCTACTTTCTTCAGGACTGGTAGCTTCAACTTTTTCAAGTTTTGCTACTCCTGTTGAAAAGAATCTAGATTCATCAAACAGTTACAACGGAAATACCACTTCAGATCCATTTCAACCACAAAGCAATAGCGATGCCACAGGAACAAACTACAACTGTACTGGGGATATTTGCATTGCCTTTGCAGGCACACCTACAGCACTAACAGAAAGCTGTTTTAACCAAACTGCCGCGGAACTTTTCTTCACAGGAAATGGGCACTCCCTGTGTTTTGATAACGTTAACGCGACAAACAAACCAGCAGCTATTGAAGTAGGCGATACAGACAAAGCATTATCTGTAACAGGATTTTCTACATTTTCATGTACCTCCTGTCCTCCAGGGGTCACTGGGAACGGGGCTATTAAATCCTCTGGGAGTACAACGTTTGAAAACGATGCTAAAATCCTTTTTGAGAAAAACTGTTCTTCAGCTGGCGGTGGAGCCATTTGCTGCAAAGGACTAACGCTATCAGGAACATCTATATCTGCTAGTTTTATTAACAATAAGTCTACAGAAAATGGTGGAGCAATAGGGTCTACCGGAGCAACGAATATCCTAAATAACAATGGAAAATTGATATTTTCTACAAATACCTCTACCAAAGCTGGTGGAGCCATTCATTCTGATTCCGCAACAACTATTTCTAATAATACCTCAGTTGTGTTCACTGAAAACACAGCGACTGGCCCAACTGATGGCAAAGGCGGAGCTATTACCTGCACCAACACAAATGCCGTTGAGTTGAAACTAGAAGGAAACAAAGAGCTTATTTTTACAAGTAATAGCTCAGGAACTAGTGGTGGCGCGATTCATGCTGACAAGCTCATAATTACTACGGGCGGTCCTACCCTTTTTGCTAATAACTCTGTTTCTGCTGCCACTCCAACAGGTGGGGCTATTTGCATAAACAGCACAAATGGGGAATGCAGCCTAACAGCAGATCTTGGAGACATCACTTTCGATGGGAATACTGTTACCACAACTGGAAATCCTGCATCAACAAAAAGAAACGCTATAGATTTAGGCACTGGTGGAAAATTCATGAAACTTGATGCTCGTGAAGGCAGAGGAATTTTCTTCTATGATCCCATTGGTAATAACGGCGACGCAAACTCAACTATAGAGATCAATAAATCAACTGCTGATGCCACCTATACAGGAAGTATTGTCTTTTCTGGCGAAAGATTAACAGCGGATGAAAAAGCCATTGCTGATAATTTAAAATCTACTTTTAAGCAGCAGGTAACATTAGGTGCCGGAACTTTAGTGCTTAGGGACGGCGTAGTAGTGGAAGCTAAAGGCGTTACACAAACAGCAGGATCCACCGTTGTTATGGATGTGGGCACTACATTACAGGCCCCATCTACTAATGGTGAATCAATAACCCTGACTAATTTAGACCTGAATATCTCCTCATTATTGGGGGGGGGGGGGGTTATTGCCTCGCCTGCCAAAGTTGAAGCAACCTCTACGGATAAAACTGTCACCATCTCAAGTTTAGGACTCGTTGATGCTGATGGCAATGCCTATGAAAAGCCTGTTTTTTCTAAAACAACGCCTTTCGATTCTGCTTTAACCATCGCATCTGCAGCAGCGGGAAGTTCTACTATACCTACGGATAATCTCACAGGTTTTGTTTCTCCAACTCACTACGGCTATCAAGGGAATTGGACTGTTACCTGGACTCCAGGCACAACAGCTGCCACGCAATCAGCCAATTTAGATTGGAAGCAAACGGGTTACAATCCAAACCCTGAACGTCAAGGTCCTTTGGTCCCTAACACTCTTTGGGGAGCTTTTAGCGATATTAGAGCTCTACAAAATCTTATGGAAACTAGCGTTCATGGCTCTGATTTTCACAGGGGTTTCTGGGTATCTGCAATTGGTAATTTCATAAATAAAAGTGGAACGCAAACAAAAAGAAAATTCCGCCATAGCAATCTTGGCTATGTTTTAGGAGCTCTTGTAAAAACACAACTCGATGACGTCTTTAGTATTGCACTTAGCCAAACGTTTTCTAGAAACAAGGATTATCTTGTATCCAAAAATGCTTCGAGTTCTCTAGGAGGATCTATCTATTGTCAACTAGCATCTTTCTGGGATGTTTGGGGTAATCTCCTACAATCTAATGTAAGTTCTCAACCTCCTTTCCTTCTTAGTGCACAGTTAAGCTACAGTCATACTAGCAATAACATGAAGACCAATATGACCACACGCTTTGCTCCTAAAAACGTTGTTTTCCCTGAGATCAAGGGTGAATGGGGTAACGACTGTTTTGCTGGTGAGCTTGCTGCAACCATGCCTATCGATACGGAATCCTCTTCTATTTTTGATATCTATACTCCCTTCTTAAAACTCCAAGCAATCTATGCTCGCCAAAAAGATTTCAAAGAGAATGACAATAAAGAAGGAAGACACTTTGAAAGTAGCCACCTCGTAAACTTTTCTGTTCCTATTGGTATAAAGTTTGAGAGATTCTCTGACGATGGCAATACTTCTTACAATCTTGCGCTTACCTACGCACCAGATATTGCAAGAAGCAATCCTGAGAGTACAACATCTCTATTAGTAAGTCCTACTACCGCTGTATGGACTACTAAAGCAACCAACCTTGCAAGACAAGCTTTCATTGTAACAGCAGGAAGTCACCTTTCCTTATCTCCAAACCTTGAACTCTTCTCGCAATTTAATTTCGAGCTCAGAGGCTCTTCTAGAAACTATAATGTAAACCTGGGAACTAAATCCCTGTTCTAA